The window ATAAGTCATCTTGTCAGCATCGATTATCTTTATGAAGCCACGCTTACCGACCTTGATTATGCTGCCATTCCTCAACTCAGCATGCGTGGAGGTCAACTTCTGACCATCGATTGTCACAGCACCTTGATCTATTAGCCTTTGCGCCTCAGAAACACTCTCAGCAAGGCCAGCTTCAACTATTCTCCTCGCGATATCTTTTTGCACCACCACGGAAACACTATCCCCTAGCTTGACCCCATCCCGCAGCTCCGGTGGCACCTCTCTCTTCTGACGGACACTGGCAAAGCGCTCCTCTGCCTTCCGCGCCTCCTCAGCACTGTGAAACTGGGTCACGATGTCCAGAGCCAGGCGTTTCTTCAACGACATGGGATTGACTGATTGGGAATCAACCTGCTGCTTCATCTCTCCCAGTTCCTTGTCAGCAACATCAGTCAGGAGTTCGAAGTAGGACATAATCAAATTGTCCGGGATGGACATCACCTTGCCGTACATATCATAGGGCGGCTCATCAATGCCAATGTAGTTACCCAGGCTCTTGCTCATCTTATGGACACCATCAGTGCCCACCAGCAACGGCATCAGGAACACCTGCTGCTGGCGCTGTCCCACCATCCCCTGCAGCTCCCGCCCCACCAGGCAGTTGAACTTCTGGTCGATGCCGCCGAACTCCACGTCGGCCTCGATGGCCACCGAGTCGTATGCCTGGAGCAAAGGATAAAGAAGCTCGGTGATGGCAATGGGCTGGCTGTTATCAAAGCGTTTTCTGAAGTCCTCCCGGGCCAGGAACTGGGCCACGGTGAACTTACTGGTCAGCCTGATAACGTCGCCCAGGTTGAATTTGCCGAACCACTCGCTCTGCAGCCTCACCTGGGTCTTGCTCTTGTCCACCACTCTGAAGAACTGCTGCATATACGTCTCGGCGTTGCGCCTCACTTCTTCGGCGGTCAGCATGGGACGGGTAATTGACTGACCGCTGGGGTCCCCAATCTGGGCCGTCCAGTCGCCGACAATGAGAATGACCTGATGCCCCATCTCCTGGAACTGGCGCAACTTGCGGAGCCCGACAACGTGCCCCAAATGAATATCAGGGCGGCTGGGATCAAACCCCTGCTTCAGCCGCAGCGGCCTGCCGGATTCCAGGAGCTTCATCACCTCCTGCTCACTGATGATTTCGGCTACCCCCCGCTTCAGCAGGGAGTCCGGCACCCTGGCAGTCATCTTTCCACCTTCTCCAATATCGACATTGCTTTTTCCACGTCCCGGTTTATCTGGGCCTTGAGGTCCTCCGGGGTAGGAAATCGCTTCTCGGCCCGCAACCGCTCTATTATCTCAATCTTGATTTCCTTCCCGTAGGCCACACCATTAAAACCAACGAGGTAAACCTCGACAGTCCGATCTCCCTCCCCAAAGGTAGGCCTCTTGCCGATGTTGGTCACTGAAGCATATGTATGGCTGCCAAGGTAAGCCCTGGTGGCATACACTCCGTCTTCAGGCAGCGCCTGGATTGTGGGTACAGTCAGGTTGGCAGTGGGAAAGCCCAACTGCTTACCTCTCTCGTCTCCATGAATAACCTGCCCGCTCAGGGTAAAAGACCGCCCCAGAAGCCGGTTTGCCCTGGCTACATCCCCCTTTGCCAGAGCCTGGCGGATGGCGGTGCTGCTGACCACATCCCCGTTTATTATTCCAGGCGAAACAACATCTACCCAGAAACCAACCTCCTTCCCCAGATCATGGAGTGAGAAAACATCCCCCTCCCTGTTCCTGCCCAGTGCAAAATCAGGGCCAATAACCAGGCCGCGCATCTTGAGGTGTGTTTGCAGCAGAGAGACGAAATGGCGAGCCGAAAGTTGGGCCAATTCCTGATCAAAGGAAAGAGGAACGACGAGATCGATACCCAACTCACGGATGAGCCTGAGCCTTTCCTCCAGGGTAGTCAGCTGGGGCAATGAGGTTCGGGTCGACAGCACCTGCTGCGGGTGAGGGCAGAAGGTCACCACTCCGGGGAGATAATCCCTTGTTGCGGCCTCCCTCTTCAGGGAATCTATCAGACGCTGGTGACCCAGATGAACGCCGTCAAAAACACCGATAGTG of the Chloroflexota bacterium genome contains:
- the tyrS gene encoding tyrosine--tRNA ligase: MTARVPDSLLKRGVAEIISEQEVMKLLESGRPLRLKQGFDPSRPDIHLGHVVGLRKLRQFQEMGHQVILIVGDWTAQIGDPSGQSITRPMLTAEEVRRNAETYMQQFFRVVDKSKTQVRLQSEWFGKFNLGDVIRLTSKFTVAQFLAREDFRKRFDNSQPIAITELLYPLLQAYDSVAIEADVEFGGIDQKFNCLVGRELQGMVGQRQQQVFLMPLLVGTDGVHKMSKSLGNYIGIDEPPYDMYGKVMSIPDNLIMSYFELLTDVADKELGEMKQQVDSQSVNPMSLKKRLALDIVTQFHSAEEARKAEERFASVRQKREVPPELRDGVKLGDSVSVVVQKDIARRIVEAGLAESVSEAQRLIDQGAVTIDGQKLTSTHAELRNGSIIKVGKRGFIKIIDADKMTYEVAKG
- a CDS encoding bifunctional riboflavin kinase/FAD synthetase, encoding MRAEDELRGFTPQRETVLTIGVFDGVHLGHQRLIDSLKREAATRDYLPGVVTFCPHPQQVLSTRTSLPQLTTLEERLRLIRELGIDLVVPLSFDQELAQLSARHFVSLLQTHLKMRGLVIGPDFALGRNREGDVFSLHDLGKEVGFWVDVVSPGIINGDVVSSTAIRQALAKGDVARANRLLGRSFTLSGQVIHGDERGKQLGFPTANLTVPTIQALPEDGVYATRAYLGSHTYASVTNIGKRPTFGEGDRTVEVYLVGFNGVAYGKEIKIEIIERLRAEKRFPTPEDLKAQINRDVEKAMSILEKVER